From the Desulfofundulus luciae genome, one window contains:
- a CDS encoding radical SAM/SPASM domain-containing protein has protein sequence MTEKIKLLILLVTTDCNLRCAYCYARGGEGKEHMTWEVAQQAVDYAAARSRSFKIQFSGGEPLLNLPLVREVAAYVRSRRLSVKLQLQTNGTLITPAVARELKSLGVALGVSLDGPPEINDRLRPYNRGRGSTPDVVRGLQNLAVEGIKVGLTAVLTDKSTPGLTRLVELAAYLGNVHGLSLDLLRPVGRGGEGQAVPPDVDLLDRSVRAAFHRAQEIARLGGPLIRFREVERLKYLLCRGVARQHYCYATTGQSLAVSPDGSVYPCASLCGLTEFYLGRITDGRFSLAEALAGTPLLGRTVERVAGCRDCPDRFLCGGGCPARAYALTGRVDCACEADCLLRKVYLDFVKKENTCAHI, from the coding sequence ATGACTGAAAAAATAAAGCTCCTTATTTTGCTGGTGACCACGGATTGTAACCTGCGCTGCGCTTATTGCTATGCCCGGGGAGGCGAAGGCAAAGAACACATGACCTGGGAGGTGGCCCAGCAGGCGGTGGATTATGCCGCCGCCCGGAGCCGATCTTTTAAAATCCAGTTTTCCGGCGGCGAGCCCCTGTTAAACCTGCCCCTGGTGAGAGAGGTGGCGGCCTATGTCCGGTCACGCCGGCTTTCCGTTAAATTACAGCTGCAGACCAACGGAACGCTGATCACCCCCGCAGTGGCCCGGGAATTAAAGTCCCTGGGCGTGGCGCTAGGGGTGAGCCTGGACGGTCCGCCGGAGATTAATGACCGGTTACGCCCTTATAACAGGGGCAGAGGTTCAACCCCGGACGTGGTCAGGGGGCTGCAGAACCTGGCCGTGGAAGGGATTAAGGTGGGCCTGACGGCAGTCCTGACGGATAAAAGTACGCCCGGCCTGACCCGATTGGTGGAGCTGGCCGCCTATCTGGGCAATGTTCACGGCTTGTCTTTGGATTTGCTGCGCCCTGTGGGCAGGGGAGGAGAGGGGCAGGCGGTCCCGCCGGACGTGGATCTGCTCGACCGGTCCGTGCGGGCGGCCTTCCACCGGGCGCAGGAAATAGCCCGGCTGGGCGGGCCGTTAATCCGGTTTCGGGAAGTGGAGAGGTTAAAATACCTGCTGTGCCGGGGTGTGGCCAGGCAGCATTACTGTTATGCCACCACGGGGCAGTCACTGGCCGTTTCGCCCGACGGTTCAGTTTATCCCTGTGCTTCCCTTTGCGGCCTGACAGAATTTTACCTGGGCCGGATCACGGACGGAAGGTTTTCCCTGGCCGAAGCGCTGGCCGGAACGCCGCTCCTGGGACGTACCGTGGAAAGAGTGGCCGGCTGCCGGGATTGCCCGGATAGATTCTTATGCGGCGGCGGTTGTCCCGCCCGTGCTTATGCCCTCACCGGCCGGGTGGACTGTGCCTGTGAGGCAGATTGCCTGTTAAGGAAAGTCTATCTGGATTTTGTTAAAAAGGAGAATACTTGTGCTCATATATGA
- a CDS encoding FmdE family protein, with protein MTDWGKVIAFHGHPCCLLAIGYRATKVALGKLGVGGPGHGLVAVVENRTCAADAVQVVSGCTFGKRNFVYRDNGKYVFTFACMGEGKALRVSLKAGVLSREGDDFVTLMEKVANGVATEEEREEFYRRQEPLMKYILEGPVEEIFEMQFVDSEIRLPELCLEMITCSRCGEEMMKDYAFFQEGRPVCKDCSV; from the coding sequence ATGACCGATTGGGGAAAAGTAATTGCCTTTCATGGGCACCCCTGTTGTTTGCTGGCTATTGGGTACCGGGCAACAAAGGTGGCTTTGGGGAAACTGGGTGTTGGCGGTCCCGGGCACGGCCTGGTGGCCGTGGTGGAAAACCGCACCTGTGCCGCCGACGCGGTGCAGGTGGTCTCGGGTTGCACATTTGGTAAGAGAAACTTTGTCTACAGGGATAACGGCAAATACGTCTTTACCTTTGCCTGCATGGGAGAGGGGAAAGCTTTGCGGGTAAGCTTAAAGGCAGGAGTGCTAAGCAGGGAAGGTGATGATTTTGTAACCCTCATGGAAAAGGTGGCAAACGGCGTAGCTACAGAAGAGGAGCGGGAGGAGTTTTACCGCCGCCAGGAGCCCCTGATGAAGTACATCCTGGAAGGCCCGGTTGAGGAAATTTTTGAAATGCAATTTGTAGATTCAGAAATACGTCTTCCCGAGCTCTGCCTGGAGATGATAACCTGCAGCCGCTGCGGCGAAGAAATGATGAAAGATTATGCCTTTTTTCAGGAGGGGCGTCCAGTCTGTAAGGATTGCTCAGTATAG
- a CDS encoding carbon-nitrogen hydrolase family protein gives MEKEFLDEVLKMPEEVRVALIHAAIKWKNKEHNLRRLLALNEEAAAGGARIIINPELATTGYTFESRRDISPFVETVPGPTTELFGALARRYGVYICLGLPEVDLKSGIYYNTAVLIGPDGRVMGQHRKLAPAFKENLWAARGNLPVLVAETCFGRVGVLICADTYWYKAARMAALKGARVLLIPANWPPHHYPPEVFWRARALENGVYVLACNRTGQDKSMNCNASQSFIIGPDGSVLKEVQSANDTILYGTLPLKNGRFFTPGAGVLLGDRRPEFYAGITLDTFSQFEPEALLGLSAGKEFAVATVQFAPQAGEPVRNIRRILSFLDQAADLAARRGMKLDLVVFPELAVTGAISQPAQAEELAEPVPGPVTGAVIRRAEKLDLYVVMGVLEREDSQLFNTAVLIGPAGLLGKYRKIHLSPSDREWARPGQEDFCFFDLPFGRVGILLGHDLFFPESLESLAKQGVDVLCVPALWNDEKSQFIWEARIAEQMHLVVANQWGSSGSFCALGGSLIYSYSRYSERRVRLVSPVNEDRINIMLLNPQETRQKKFLEKVDYDLLLTHYKLF, from the coding sequence GTGGAAAAGGAGTTTCTTGATGAGGTGTTAAAGATGCCGGAAGAAGTCAGGGTGGCTTTAATCCATGCAGCCATCAAGTGGAAAAATAAGGAACATAACCTGCGGCGGTTGCTGGCCTTAAATGAAGAGGCTGCTGCCGGCGGTGCCCGGATCATTATAAACCCCGAGTTGGCCACCACGGGTTATACCTTTGAAAGCAGAAGGGACATTTCCCCCTTTGTGGAGACCGTTCCCGGCCCGACCACAGAATTGTTCGGCGCCCTGGCCCGCCGGTACGGGGTCTACATTTGCCTGGGGCTGCCGGAAGTGGATTTAAAATCGGGGATTTATTATAACACCGCAGTGCTCATTGGCCCGGACGGCCGGGTAATGGGTCAGCACCGTAAGCTGGCCCCTGCCTTTAAGGAAAATCTCTGGGCGGCCAGGGGTAACCTGCCCGTGCTGGTGGCAGAAACCTGCTTTGGTAGAGTGGGTGTGCTCATCTGTGCCGACACATACTGGTACAAGGCGGCGCGAATGGCTGCCCTGAAAGGTGCCCGGGTGCTGCTGATCCCGGCCAACTGGCCGCCCCATCACTACCCGCCGGAAGTTTTCTGGCGTGCCCGGGCTCTGGAAAACGGAGTTTATGTACTGGCCTGTAACCGTACGGGTCAGGATAAAAGCATGAACTGTAATGCGTCACAATCGTTCATCATTGGCCCCGACGGTAGCGTTTTAAAGGAAGTACAGTCTGCTAATGACACCATCCTTTATGGCACGTTGCCATTAAAAAACGGGAGATTTTTTACCCCCGGGGCCGGTGTCCTGCTGGGCGACAGGCGACCGGAATTCTATGCCGGTATAACGCTGGATACCTTTTCCCAATTTGAACCGGAGGCGCTGCTGGGGTTGTCCGCAGGAAAGGAGTTTGCCGTAGCCACTGTTCAGTTTGCTCCACAGGCTGGAGAGCCGGTGAGAAATATCCGGCGCATTTTGTCATTCCTGGACCAGGCCGCAGACCTGGCTGCCCGCAGGGGGATGAAGCTCGACCTGGTTGTTTTTCCGGAACTTGCTGTAACAGGGGCCATATCTCAACCAGCACAGGCAGAAGAACTGGCCGAACCGGTTCCCGGCCCTGTTACCGGGGCTGTTATCCGGAGGGCAGAAAAGCTGGACCTGTATGTGGTGATGGGGGTGTTAGAAAGGGAAGACAGTCAACTGTTTAACACTGCCGTGTTGATCGGTCCGGCGGGATTGCTTGGAAAATACAGAAAGATACACTTAAGTCCCTCCGACAGGGAATGGGCTCGCCCCGGGCAGGAAGATTTTTGCTTTTTTGACCTCCCCTTTGGCAGGGTGGGCATTTTACTGGGGCATGACCTGTTTTTCCCGGAAAGCCTGGAGAGTCTGGCCAAACAGGGGGTGGATGTGCTCTGCGTTCCCGCCCTCTGGAATGATGAAAAAAGCCAGTTTATCTGGGAAGCCAGGATAGCCGAACAAATGCACCTGGTGGTGGCCAACCAGTGGGGGTCCAGTGGTTCTTTTTGTGCCCTGGGCGGCAGCTTAATTTACAGTTATTCCCGGTACTCTGAAAGGCGCGTGCGGCTGGTGTCTCCTGTCAATGAGGACAGGATCAACATTATGCTTTTAAACCCGCAGGAAACCAGGCAGAAGAAGTTCCTGGAAAAGGTGGATTATGACCTCCTCCTGACACATTACAAACTTTTTTAA
- a CDS encoding CGGC domain-containing protein, whose product MNVLIVSCGSYVSQGYGCPGEWKCFKAARDREGNFKDYDSVSVVGFLACECPGRSLIPNIGCVKKNVDFDVIHLSTCMVNAWPACPYRDVDELAKKITEKFGVKVVKGTHDYA is encoded by the coding sequence GTGAATGTACTTATTGTAAGTTGTGGTTCCTACGTATCTCAGGGTTACGGCTGTCCCGGCGAGTGGAAATGTTTTAAAGCCGCCCGCGACCGGGAAGGAAACTTCAAGGATTATGATTCTGTGAGTGTGGTGGGTTTCCTGGCCTGTGAATGTCCCGGGAGATCATTGATCCCAAACATCGGTTGTGTTAAAAAGAATGTAGATTTTGATGTTATCCACCTTTCCACCTGCATGGTTAACGCCTGGCCGGCCTGTCCCTACAGGGATGTGGACGAGCTTGCCAAAAAGATTACGGAAAAGTTTGGGGTTAAAGTAGTCAAGGGAACTCATGATTACGCATAG
- a CDS encoding class I SAM-dependent methyltransferase, producing MADAHRDYFNQKAPIWDNLLTGETLERLKKIIDELAIRPGSFILDVGTGTGVLLPFLVEAAGPEGKVVALDIAEEMLARARAKNPGNVEFVLADISCTPFQEDTFDEIICNSCFPHVTDKPRALAEMARILKPGGRLVICHSMSREAVNDLHRSLGGVVASDLIPDDDKMQELCRQCGLVGVEIINTREKYVLKARKPVLKS from the coding sequence ATGGCTGATGCACACCGGGATTATTTTAACCAAAAGGCACCCATTTGGGACAATTTATTGACTGGTGAGACATTGGAGCGGTTGAAAAAAATCATCGATGAGCTTGCCATCAGACCCGGGAGCTTTATTCTGGACGTAGGTACCGGTACGGGGGTTCTTTTACCTTTTCTTGTTGAAGCGGCCGGTCCAGAAGGCAAAGTGGTGGCGCTGGACATTGCTGAAGAGATGCTGGCCAGAGCCAGGGCGAAAAATCCGGGGAATGTGGAATTTGTACTGGCGGACATAAGCTGTACGCCATTTCAGGAAGATACTTTCGATGAGATCATCTGCAACTCCTGTTTTCCTCATGTTACCGATAAACCCCGTGCGCTGGCCGAAATGGCCCGCATTTTAAAGCCTGGCGGGAGGCTGGTCATCTGCCATTCCATGAGCAGGGAGGCGGTAAACGATTTACACCGGTCATTAGGGGGGGTGGTCGCCAGCGATCTGATTCCCGACGATGATAAAATGCAGGAATTGTGCAGGCAGTGCGGGTTAGTGGGGGTTGAAATTATCAATACAAGGGAGAAATATGTTTTGAAAGCACGTAAACCCGTTTTAAAAAGTTAA
- the cobN gene encoding cobaltochelatase subunit CobN has protein sequence MKLRILFYTAIEGELGSLSNAVRSVHREYGPLVEVLAYAKRDLTGPEKEAELLDTVHCCHLVILHLMGGPDSLPSFDRVTALAREQAIPLAVLPSVGDDTRALLGLSNLSEEDYRLVRLYVSYGGEENLKNLLIWSINRYLGKFYPVPEPKPLPWEGLYYPGCQSEAQAAALLEEKLKEGKPVVGILFYQSYRVAGNTDFVDELINQIENQGGVALPVFLYATRNDELGSRGIAWVVENYFSRQGRPLVDVVVNTLMFAQTMATPTFSRVEEKDLYLRLGVPLIKAILSVASRSEWENSQQGLGPLDVVMSVALPEFDGDLITVPVATREELERDPLTGAAPIKYVPVAERMQKVASLALRWARLRRKPNREKKVAIILHNYPPRNDRIGNAFGLDTPASVHRLLLAMREAGYLVEDLPPDGTALMERILAGLTNERGWLDPRELERRSAARVDKNTYRQWYSTFPASAREHLERDWGPPPGEVFYYGEHLLVPGIFLGNVFLGVQPPRGFLEDPSKIYHSPDLSPPHHYLAYYRWLRDVFQADIVFHIGKHGSLEWLPGKGVGLSAACFPDLAINDLPHVYPYIVNNPGEGTQAKRRSHACIIDHLVPVMTRAGSYDELAEIEVLLKEYNEAKMLDDSRLASLCNLIWEKVVSAHLDRDLQMSREAAEQDWQGFLEKLHAYLYEIKDTLIRDGLHILGRPPAGEALVEMLLALTRLPNGSVPSLREQVAGIKGFNYEQLLANPSYFDPAQGRTYGEMLDEIEHLARRILEAFVNGGYTVDEAPFIVQKLLGKQNEEICRVLEYAGNTLVPALAATKQELDNCLNALAGGFVPPGPSGAPTRGMADILPTGRNFYSVDPQAVPSRAAWQVGRSLADALLERYRQEKGTYPGSVGIVVWATSNMRTGGDDIAQALYLMGVRPVWDEKSGRIKGLAVIPLEELGRPRIDVTIRASGMFRDAFLNVIHLIDQAVEMVANLDEPEDLNFIAAHVRQEMAEKAAQGMSPEQAREEALWRIFSDPPGCYGAGVSNLITARNWRDEKDLGEVYVTWGGYAYSRRSYGKDARPAFRQRLAMVELTVKNEDTREIDMYDSDDFYSYHGGMVAAIKAIKGEPPMSFSGDSSDPARVRVRTLDEETRHIFRARVLNPKWIESMKRHGYKGAGDLSHLVEVAFGWDATAGVLEDWLYEALAKKYVLDPSMQEWFKEVNPWALHNIVEHLLEAIERGMWQAAPEMNEALRELYLDIEAELEARTEWPLNK, from the coding sequence ATGAAGCTTAGAATATTGTTTTACACGGCCATTGAGGGTGAATTGGGCAGCCTCAGTAATGCCGTCAGGAGCGTGCACCGGGAATACGGTCCGCTGGTGGAGGTTCTGGCATACGCAAAGCGGGATTTAACCGGCCCGGAAAAGGAAGCAGAGTTACTGGATACGGTTCACTGCTGCCACCTGGTGATCCTGCACCTGATGGGTGGGCCTGACTCCTTACCCTCTTTTGACCGGGTAACGGCTCTTGCCAGAGAACAGGCCATACCTCTGGCCGTTCTGCCTTCGGTGGGGGATGATACCCGGGCGCTCCTGGGCTTGAGCAACCTTTCTGAAGAAGATTACCGGCTTGTCCGGTTATATGTTAGTTACGGCGGGGAAGAGAACCTCAAAAATTTACTCATCTGGTCAATTAACCGTTATTTGGGCAAGTTTTACCCTGTGCCGGAGCCCAAACCCCTTCCCTGGGAAGGATTATACTACCCGGGGTGTCAGAGTGAGGCCCAGGCGGCGGCTCTTCTTGAGGAAAAACTAAAGGAAGGTAAACCCGTGGTGGGCATTCTTTTCTACCAGAGTTACCGGGTAGCCGGCAACACCGATTTTGTGGACGAGCTGATCAATCAAATAGAAAACCAGGGTGGTGTAGCCCTGCCGGTATTCCTGTATGCAACCAGAAACGATGAGCTGGGTAGCCGGGGGATAGCCTGGGTGGTGGAAAATTACTTCAGTCGCCAGGGCCGGCCGCTGGTGGATGTGGTGGTAAACACTCTCATGTTTGCCCAAACCATGGCCACGCCAACCTTCAGCCGGGTTGAAGAAAAGGATCTCTACCTGCGCCTGGGTGTGCCCTTAATCAAAGCCATCCTTTCCGTAGCGTCCCGTAGCGAATGGGAAAACAGCCAGCAGGGTCTCGGCCCGCTGGACGTGGTTATGAGCGTGGCCCTGCCGGAGTTTGACGGCGATCTGATTACCGTGCCGGTGGCCACCCGGGAGGAATTGGAAAGAGATCCCCTTACCGGGGCAGCTCCAATTAAATATGTGCCCGTTGCCGAACGAATGCAAAAAGTGGCCTCTTTGGCCCTGCGCTGGGCAAGGTTGAGGCGCAAGCCCAACCGGGAGAAAAAAGTGGCCATTATCCTGCACAATTACCCGCCCCGCAACGACCGCATCGGCAACGCCTTCGGCCTGGATACGCCGGCCAGCGTACACCGTTTGCTACTTGCCATGCGGGAAGCCGGTTACCTGGTGGAAGACTTGCCCCCTGACGGGACCGCCCTGATGGAAAGAATCTTAGCCGGTTTAACAAACGAGCGGGGCTGGCTGGACCCGCGGGAATTAGAGAGACGGTCAGCCGCCCGGGTGGATAAAAACACCTACCGGCAGTGGTATTCCACCTTTCCGGCCAGCGCCCGGGAACACCTGGAGCGGGACTGGGGGCCGCCGCCGGGAGAGGTTTTCTATTACGGTGAGCACCTGCTGGTACCCGGAATCTTTCTGGGCAACGTGTTTCTGGGTGTACAGCCCCCGCGCGGCTTTTTGGAAGACCCGTCGAAGATTTACCACAGCCCGGATCTTTCCCCGCCACATCACTATCTGGCCTATTACCGGTGGTTGCGGGATGTTTTTCAAGCAGATATTGTCTTTCATATTGGTAAGCATGGCTCACTGGAGTGGCTTCCCGGCAAAGGGGTGGGGCTCTCCGCGGCCTGCTTCCCGGACCTGGCCATTAACGACCTGCCTCACGTTTATCCGTATATTGTAAACAATCCCGGGGAAGGCACCCAGGCCAAGCGCCGTTCCCATGCCTGCATTATTGACCACCTGGTGCCGGTCATGACCAGGGCCGGGTCATATGATGAACTGGCCGAAATTGAGGTGCTGCTTAAGGAATACAATGAAGCAAAAATGCTGGATGATTCCAGGTTGGCTTCCCTGTGCAATTTAATCTGGGAGAAAGTGGTGTCTGCCCACCTGGATCGGGATTTACAAATGAGCCGGGAGGCAGCCGAACAGGACTGGCAGGGCTTTCTGGAAAAATTACACGCTTATCTGTACGAAATAAAAGATACCCTGATCCGGGACGGCCTGCACATTTTGGGCCGGCCGCCGGCAGGCGAGGCTCTGGTGGAAATGCTCCTGGCCCTAACGCGCCTGCCCAATGGATCGGTGCCTTCCTTGCGGGAGCAGGTAGCCGGTATAAAAGGGTTCAATTACGAACAACTCCTGGCAAACCCCAGTTATTTTGATCCGGCCCAGGGACGTACATATGGAGAAATGCTGGATGAAATCGAACACCTGGCCCGCCGGATACTGGAAGCCTTCGTAAATGGCGGTTATACGGTAGATGAAGCGCCCTTTATAGTGCAAAAACTCCTGGGAAAACAAAATGAGGAGATTTGCCGGGTGCTTGAATACGCAGGCAATACGCTAGTGCCGGCTCTGGCCGCAACAAAGCAGGAACTGGACAACTGCCTCAACGCTTTAGCCGGGGGGTTTGTGCCCCCTGGACCTTCGGGAGCTCCTACCCGTGGCATGGCTGACATTCTCCCTACCGGGCGTAATTTTTACTCCGTGGATCCCCAGGCTGTTCCCAGCCGTGCGGCCTGGCAGGTGGGCCGCTCCCTGGCTGATGCCCTGCTGGAACGGTACAGGCAGGAGAAGGGAACCTATCCCGGGAGTGTTGGCATTGTGGTATGGGCTACCAGCAACATGCGTACGGGCGGTGATGACATAGCCCAGGCGCTGTACTTAATGGGAGTCCGGCCGGTATGGGATGAAAAAAGCGGGAGAATTAAGGGGTTGGCTGTAATCCCCCTGGAGGAGCTGGGACGGCCCCGGATAGACGTGACCATAAGGGCCAGCGGGATGTTCCGCGATGCCTTTTTAAATGTCATTCACTTGATTGACCAGGCAGTGGAAATGGTGGCCAATCTGGACGAGCCGGAAGATTTAAATTTTATAGCTGCCCACGTGCGTCAGGAGATGGCAGAAAAAGCAGCTCAGGGCATGAGTCCGGAACAGGCCCGGGAAGAAGCCCTGTGGCGTATTTTCAGCGATCCCCCGGGATGTTACGGGGCCGGGGTAAGCAACCTGATAACCGCCAGGAACTGGCGGGACGAAAAAGACCTGGGAGAAGTCTACGTCACCTGGGGCGGTTATGCTTACAGCCGGCGCTCTTATGGCAAAGATGCCCGCCCTGCTTTCAGGCAGCGCCTGGCTATGGTGGAACTCACCGTGAAAAATGAGGATACCCGCGAGATCGATATGTATGACAGCGATGACTTTTACTCCTACCACGGTGGCATGGTGGCGGCGATAAAGGCAATAAAGGGGGAGCCGCCCATGTCTTTCAGCGGCGACAGTTCGGATCCGGCAAGGGTGCGGGTGCGTACTCTGGATGAGGAAACCAGGCATATTTTCCGGGCCCGGGTACTCAATCCCAAATGGATTGAAAGCATGAAACGCCACGGCTATAAAGGAGCGGGGGACCTTTCCCACCTGGTGGAGGTGGCTTTCGGTTGGGATGCCACCGCCGGCGTGCTGGAGGACTGGCTTTACGAGGCTCTGGCCAAAAAGTATGTCTTGGATCCATCCATGCAGGAGTGGTTTAAAGAAGTCAATCCGTGGGCTTTGCATAACATTGTCGAACACTTGCTGGAAGCCATTGAAAGGGGAATGTGGCAGGCTGCACCGGAAATGAACGAAGCTTTAAGGGAACTTTACCTGGACATAGAAGCCGAACTGGAAGCCCGGACGGAGTGGCCGTTAAACAAGTAA
- a CDS encoding DUF4198 domain-containing protein, with product MLKVVQGHEIWVLPEGSHGHEGHKTRCRIFYGHAMRPDGLADPARLAAWVLIPGGAKLSLKVEAGDDRFHLVAFTPDRDGFWPVTVENDVGPVAVTADGFYRRGTRKEYPDAREVGYYYQYAKTYVQVGHFCAACGPVVQPPEITNLAHDLELILTPGAYRVGDEVILEVLYRGRPLPGTEVKATWSLREEDDWGLSAKTDDAGRVKFILSNPGHWLFYNRVADETLGREGEYDKKVYSATLSLFGVR from the coding sequence ATGTTGAAGGTAGTGCAGGGTCACGAAATTTGGGTTCTGCCCGAGGGAAGTCATGGTCACGAAGGACATAAAACCCGGTGCCGGATTTTTTACGGGCACGCCATGCGTCCCGATGGCTTGGCGGACCCGGCGCGGCTGGCGGCCTGGGTGCTGATCCCCGGCGGAGCAAAGCTTTCCTTAAAGGTAGAAGCGGGAGATGACCGGTTTCACCTGGTGGCGTTTACGCCCGACCGGGATGGGTTCTGGCCCGTGACGGTGGAGAACGACGTAGGGCCGGTGGCGGTTACCGCGGACGGTTTTTACCGCCGGGGGACGCGTAAAGAGTACCCAGATGCCCGGGAAGTGGGCTACTACTACCAGTATGCCAAGACATACGTGCAGGTGGGGCATTTCTGTGCCGCCTGCGGCCCGGTGGTGCAGCCACCGGAAATCACCAACCTGGCCCACGACCTCGAACTGATTCTTACCCCCGGTGCTTACCGGGTGGGGGACGAAGTAATTCTGGAAGTTCTTTACCGCGGCCGGCCTTTACCGGGGACAGAAGTGAAGGCGACCTGGAGCCTGCGGGAAGAAGATGACTGGGGGCTAAGCGCAAAAACTGATGATGCAGGACGGGTGAAGTTTATCTTGAGCAATCCCGGGCACTGGCTTTTTTACAACCGGGTTGCCGACGAAACCCTGGGCCGGGAAGGCGAGTACGACAAAAAGGTGTACAGCGCTACGCTGAGCCTTTTTGGTGTGCGATAA
- a CDS encoding FmdE family protein: protein MTLVREKEDYPFCKSRWVLRYRVKDDVPTKKVSHGFSNVIPLYPVNRSNNSSPLPQGTSKLMAVPVPLLNIVYYHGHLCPELAVGYRVGLVAQKELGLTREKAKDFFVLAENMTSAIDALQFMTGCTIGNQNFFAYDLGKHVYYFGSFPAGSEPRQEALRVALINPIVDLSRQGEIEKRIVAGQASAADLEEYQQAIDDAVWEILSIPDESLFVKTRVSLRPPQTACRRDYIKCSCCGEVVAVQKTVVGEDELLCQICAARKMV from the coding sequence TTGACTCTTGTACGCGAAAAAGAGGATTATCCTTTTTGTAAAAGCAGGTGGGTTTTGAGGTACCGGGTGAAGGACGATGTTCCTACTAAAAAAGTAAGTCATGGTTTTAGCAACGTGATTCCTTTGTATCCAGTAAACCGCAGCAACAACTCTTCTCCTTTGCCGCAGGGGACAAGCAAGTTGATGGCGGTTCCCGTGCCCCTTTTAAACATCGTTTATTACCACGGGCATCTTTGCCCGGAACTGGCCGTAGGCTACCGAGTCGGACTGGTTGCTCAAAAAGAACTGGGCCTTACGCGCGAAAAGGCAAAGGATTTCTTTGTTTTGGCAGAAAACATGACCTCTGCCATAGATGCCTTACAGTTCATGACGGGCTGTACCATAGGAAATCAGAACTTTTTTGCCTACGATCTGGGTAAACACGTTTATTACTTTGGTAGTTTCCCTGCTGGTTCTGAACCCCGGCAGGAGGCCCTGCGGGTGGCTTTAATTAACCCAATTGTTGACCTCAGCCGCCAGGGTGAAATTGAAAAGAGGATCGTTGCTGGCCAGGCCAGTGCAGCCGATTTAGAAGAATACCAGCAGGCCATTGACGATGCCGTGTGGGAGATATTGAGCATTCCCGATGAGAGCTTGTTCGTAAAGACCAGGGTCTCGCTGCGGCCGCCGCAAACGGCCTGCCGCCGCGACTACATTAAATGTTCCTGCTGTGGCGAGGTGGTGGCAGTGCAGAAAACCGTGGTGGGAGAAGATGAGCTTTTATGTCAGATCTGCGCGGCCAGAAAAATGGTTTGA
- a CDS encoding ribonuclease toxin HepT-like protein, translating to MPEIIVGKIHSLGQEINRISGKIPEEKLMALAGYLHHFYTGIEDILARIIKTVDGYMPRSGDWHSELLYISSRKTPGVRPAIISAEMHEILTDYKAFRHLYRHAYTKELRWKKMDHLDLNIQDVWMAFKKKYHGSYSIPAKNN from the coding sequence TTGCCAGAGATTATCGTAGGCAAAATTCATTCCCTGGGTCAGGAAATAAACCGTATTTCCGGCAAGATTCCCGAAGAAAAGCTAATGGCCCTGGCTGGCTACCTGCACCACTTTTACACTGGAATAGAAGACATTTTAGCGCGGATAATCAAAACAGTGGACGGGTACATGCCCCGGTCCGGGGACTGGCATTCGGAATTGCTCTATATCAGTTCGCGGAAAACACCCGGTGTAAGGCCGGCCATAATCTCGGCTGAAATGCACGAGATTTTGACTGACTACAAGGCGTTCAGACACCTTTACCGTCACGCCTATACCAAAGAACTGCGGTGGAAAAAGATGGACCACCTGGACCTTAATATCCAGGATGTCTGGATGGCATTTAAAAAAAAGTATCATGGCAGTTATTCAATTCCTGCAAAAAATAATTAA